The following proteins are co-located in the Mus pahari chromosome 14, PAHARI_EIJ_v1.1, whole genome shotgun sequence genome:
- the Gna13 gene encoding guanine nucleotide-binding protein subunit alpha-13 isoform X3 encodes MADFLPSRSVLSVCFPGCVLTNGEAEQQRKSKEIDKCLSREKTYVKRLVKILLLGAGESGKSTFLKQMRIIHGQDFDQRAREEFRPTIYSNVIKGMRVLVDAREKLHIPWGDNKNQLHGDKLMAFDTRAPMAAQGMVETRVFLQYLPAIRALWEDSGIQNAYDRRREFQLMET; translated from the exons ATGGCGGACTTCCTGCCGTCGCGCTCCGTGCTGTCCGTGTGCTTCCCGGGCTGCGTGCTGACGAACGGCGAGGCCGAGCAGCAGCGCAAGTCCAAGGAGATCGACAAATGCCTGTCGCGGGAGAAGACCTACGTGAAGCGGCTGGTGAAGATCCTGCTGCTGGGCGCGGGCGAGAGCGGCAAGTCCACCTTCCTGAAGCAGATGCGGATCATCCACGGCCAGGACTTCGACCAGCGCGCGCGCGAGGAGTTCCGCCCCACCATCTACAGCAACGTGATCAAAG GTATGAGGGTACTGGTAGATGCCCGAGAGAAGCTTCATATTCCCTGGGGAGATAACAAAAACCAGCTCCACGGTGACAAGTTGATGGCCTTTGATACCCGTGCCCCCATGGCTGCCCAGGGGATGGTGGAGACTCGAGTGTTCCTGCAGTATCTTCCTGCTATCAGAGCCTTATGGGAGGACAGTGGTATACAGAATGCCTATGATCGGCGCCGGGAATTCCAGCTG
- the Gna13 gene encoding guanine nucleotide-binding protein subunit alpha-13 isoform X2: MADFLPSRSVLSVCFPGCVLTNGEAEQQRKSKEIDKCLSREKTYVKRLVKILLLGAGESGKSTFLKQMRIIHGQDFDQRAREEFRPTIYSNVIKGMRVLVDAREKLHIPWGDNKNQLHGDKLMAFDTRAPMAAQGMVETRVFLQYLPAIRALWEDSGIQNAYDRRREFQLCTWRSKWGVGSLRIGVLDDWSPCGCRELNLGEQPVLLSAEPSLQPQPTKALLL, translated from the exons ATGGCGGACTTCCTGCCGTCGCGCTCCGTGCTGTCCGTGTGCTTCCCGGGCTGCGTGCTGACGAACGGCGAGGCCGAGCAGCAGCGCAAGTCCAAGGAGATCGACAAATGCCTGTCGCGGGAGAAGACCTACGTGAAGCGGCTGGTGAAGATCCTGCTGCTGGGCGCGGGCGAGAGCGGCAAGTCCACCTTCCTGAAGCAGATGCGGATCATCCACGGCCAGGACTTCGACCAGCGCGCGCGCGAGGAGTTCCGCCCCACCATCTACAGCAACGTGATCAAAG GTATGAGGGTACTGGTAGATGCCCGAGAGAAGCTTCATATTCCCTGGGGAGATAACAAAAACCAGCTCCACGGTGACAAGTTGATGGCCTTTGATACCCGTGCCCCCATGGCTGCCCAGGGGATGGTGGAGACTCGAGTGTTCCTGCAGTATCTTCCTGCTATCAGAGCCTTATGGGAGGACAGTGGTATACAGAATGCCTATGATCGGCGCCGGGAATTCCAGCTG tgcacatggaggtcaaaATGGGGTGTCGGCTCCCTTAGGATAGGAGTTCTGGATGATTGGTcgccatgtgggtgccgggaattgaacctaggagagcagccagtgcttttatccgccgagccatctctccagccccaaccaaCTAAAGCTTTACTCCTGTGa